The Ailuropoda melanoleuca isolate Jingjing chromosome 4, ASM200744v2, whole genome shotgun sequence region GAATTCTAGATATGAACTTTAAACCCCTCTCAAATTTGAGAAGCCTGGTTTTGGCAGGAATGTATCTCACTGATATTCCTGGAAATGCCTTGGTGGGCTTGGATAGCCTTGAAAGCCTATCTTTTTATGATAACAAACTGGTCAAGGTTCCTCAGCTTGCCCTGCAAAAGgttccaaatttaaaattcttagacCTCAACAAAAACCCCATTCACAAAATCCAAGAAGGGGATTTCAGAAATATGCTTCGGCTGAAAGAACTGGGAATCAACAATATGGGGGAACTCGTTTCTGTGGATCGCTATGCCCTTGATAACTTGCCTGAACTCACAAAGTTAGAAGCCACCAATAACCCCAAATTATCTTATATCCACCGCTTGGCTTTTCGAAGTGTTCCTGCCCTAGAAAGCTTGATGTTGAACAACAATGCCTTGAATGCCGTTTACCAAAAGACGGTAGAATCCCTTCCCAATCTTCGTGAGATCAGTATCCACAGCAATCCCCTGAGGTGTGATTGTGTCATCCACTGGATTAACTCCAACAAGACCAACATCCGCTTCATGGAGCCTTTGTCTATGTTCTGTGCCATGCCCCCTGAATATAGAGGGCAGCAGGTAAAGGAAGTTTTAATCCAGGATTCAAGCGAACAGTGCCTCCCAATGATAtctcatgacacatttccaaatcATTTAAACATGGATATTGGCACAACAGTTTTCCTAGACTGTAGGGCCATGGCTGAGCCAGAACCCGAAATTTACTGGGTCACTCCTCTTGGAAATAAGGTAACTGTGGATACACTTTCAGATAAATATAAGCTAAGTAGTGAAGGTACTTTAGAAATATCTAACATACGAATTGAAGACTCAGGAAGATACACTTGTGTTGCCCAGAACGTCGAAGGGGCCGACACACGTGTGGTAACAATTAAGGTTAATGGAACCCTTCTGGATGGTACCCAGGTGCTGAAAATATATGTCAAGCAGACAGAATCTCATTCCATTTTAGTGTCCTGGAAAGTTAATTCCAATGTCATGACATCAAACTTAAAATGGTCATCTGCCACCATGAAGATTGACAATCCTCACATAACATATACTGCCAGGGTCCCAGTAGATGTTCATGAGTACAACCTAACACATCTGCAGCCTTCCACAGATTATGAAGTGTGTCTCACAGTGTCTAATATTCATCAGCAGACTCAAAAGTCATGTGTTAATGTCACAACTAAAAATGCTGCCTTTGCACTGGACATTTCTGATCAAGAAACAAGTACAGCCCTTGCTGCAGTAATGGGGTCCATGTTTGCCATCATTAGCCTTGCGTCCATTGCTGTGTACATTGCCAGAAGGTTTAAGAGAAAAAACTACCACCATTCATTAAAAAAGTATATGCAAAAAACTTCTTCAATCCCACTAAATGAGCTGTACCCACCACTCATTAACCTCTGGGAAGGTGACAGTGAGAAAGATAAAGATGGTTCTGCAGACACCAAGCCAACCCAGGTTGACACATCCAGAAGCTATTACATGTGGTAACTCAGTGGATATTTTGCTTCTGGTAGTAAGGAGCACAAAGACGTTTTTGCTTTATTCTGCAAAAGTAACAAGTTGAAGACTTTTGTATTTTTGACTTTGCTAGTTTGTGGCAGAGTGGAGAGGATGGGTggatatttcaaatttttttagtATAGCGTATCGCAAGGGTTTGACACGGCTGGCAGCATCTCTAGGCTTCCagtttgtgtttggtttttattcttatcattattatgattattattatattattattattattttgttttagttgttGTGCTAAACTCAATAATGCTGTTCTAACTACAATGCTCAATAAAATGATTAATGACAGGTTGGGGTTCCCCTGTGCTTTTACCCCTTCTGAAGCCATCAGTAGAAAGTACCATGTCCTCCAAAaagctaacatacagtgtgaaGCAGCATTGAACCTTTTGTAGCAATCTGGTCTACAGACTTTTAACTCAAGAAGCTAAGGCTAGACTTGTTACCTTCGTTGAATGATGTTAGTTGACTGTACTGTAATGTTGTATCAACTGAACTGAATGTTTGCCTTTGAacaatgacttctttttttgtaatagttAAAGAGGCTTAGAATAAGCTAACAGGCAATAGAAATATGTATAtcagattttttaatgtaacaaacTACATGTTAATTGttacttattctttttatctttagtagacacttttaaaagaaaagacaatttgtTGTGTTTAACTCACCAACATGTGGTGTATAATGAAGACAGAACTATAATAAATTagttttgttctgatttttttagaACACTTGCAATAATGTATCATTTATAGTTCTTGCTAGTTGCAGTGGTGATATATTTCACATCCCTAAAACAACCACCAAAATAAATCAACTAAAGCatgatgctttttaaaactaGGCCCTAAAaagttttgaattctttttctaagggaagaaatatctattttagtgaagatattttaatgaaaagtatttctatattttaaatattacctaTCAGACCTAATGGAGGGAAACATCCTTATGAACAAAAAGGCATATTACTCTACCCCATGCATCACtaaatgtggttaaaaaaatggaGATAGACGCATTGATAGAGATAGGTATGTCACATTCCTTTTCTGTAAGGGTTTtgttaaaatctgaatttttttagtAGTATCCACACTCTTCATCAAAGTCTAAAACATACAGCTATGCAGTATTCCAAAATATATCACATGTTACTCCTTTTTAAATGGCTTTCTATATGTTCAGACTCCTATTAGCTCATATATCCGTATGGAGAGATCTGCCGagacaagtaaatggaaagagcTAGATTTAGGTAGAAGGTCAGTTCCACAAAGtatgtgggggcgggggggaggtggggagagagttGAAGATATACTTAGAGGAAAAAGGAaccatttaaaatgcagattaataatacacagaaataaagaaaagcttcTCCAGATGGCACCTGCTGCCAGAGACACGCCGTCCCACCAGGAACGATAAGATTGTAAAGGGACTGCGAGCTAGCAGGTGGCAGCTGAGCAAAAGCAAGAAGAAGGGAGCAGAAAGAACATGCAGGTGAGGCAAGCtgaaaggatttctttctttgtaaaattccTTGTTTCATGAatcatttaggaaaaaagatcatttttccccatttctaaaggggaaattttttttatcatatgcTGAAACAAATGAGCTGCAGCAGAAAAATGAGTATTTGAGCTAGAAGCATCTCTTCCCAGAGCCTTCATTTCTTGATGAGAAAAACCTATACCTAGAGAAGAACTGTAACTTGCCGTGGTCAGACTCTCCTGCCCATTGAGCACTCTGCACTCCCATCTATGGCTCTGGGTCCTACCACTTTCTAGACTCCTGTGCAGAGCTCATCTCTCACACTTCTCAACAACCTCTAGTGCCCTTGCTTCAAAAATGCTTTATATCCTCAAGTTCTCATTTACTCAGGACAAAATTCAGCACAAGGGCAGAACCTGAGGGTCAGAAAAGCTACATTGTTGATATTACCAAGTACATGTAGGAAACAGAATTGATGTTGCTTTGGATGCAACCTTGGGGAAGTTTCCTGTTGGATGATTCTTGTCTTCAAATATCTTCAGAGAGTAGTACACCATCTAGCAAACTCCTAATAATTCTGCAAACAATGAAAGGGGAGTGACACTGAAGCATCATGCTTagagcagggaagaaagaggTGGCATCGTTTATCCCATAAAGCAACGATATGAACCTGGCACATTATCATCCCTCAGATACTAGTAGAATAAATGGAGGAAAACTACCATTCCTCTCTAACAACCATTCCTCTATTCTGGATACATAGCAAGCAACCAGGGAATCCAAGTGTTTTTGCCAACGACCTTTTGCCAGGCCAGTTTGGGGGAAACAATCCCTTTTAACTTTTACTcctccaataaaatattttgagcttatttttccttgtctgtgcTAATTGGGTTGGTTTTCAGTtgatagaaaacaaaatggcatGGTGCTTTTTTCCCTAGccaagtatttattcatttgtgctTAATTCAATTTGATAAGTTAGACAGCCAGTGAAATTAGGCATCAAAGTAGTTCCTGATTGATAATGGAGGTTATGTCACCTTTACCAGTGAAGTGACAATTACAGGTCACTTTCTAATTTCGTATTTTCCCTTTTGCTGCCCTCAGGACATATAATGTATCTCAACCTGATTTTACAAGGTTATTTTTGGAGGTATTAAAACAGGCATTCTCAAATTTGCCTGTTTAATTAATGACAAATTGAACTGATGccatgaatataaaaacaaatgcaatgtttgaatataaattttcctAATTTGGCTGTGGGTTTAGTTTAGCAAAAAGGAATCATCTCCATTCTTTAGCAAACAAACACTACCAAAGTCCATTATTTTCTCACATGTGGTTTTCtactcattcatgcattcattcattcatttgctgaaAACACCACAATCAACTCTTCACTTGTTTGCTATCTCTGCATTcattttccaaagcatttttatttcttcattactgtttttattaaatgggggaagaaaaatattttgtatctctAGCACTTTTCCAGGGAAACCATACTTTCTGCTTTACTAGTCATTGAAAAGGGGAATCTAACTACTTCTGATGCATTCTAACTACAACTGAAAGTGCTTTCTTCACCTCCATCCTTTCGCTCTTACCCTGGTTGCAgatagacattattattattattattattattattgttattcatAAGGGGTTAACtggaggaaaaatatttctttaaagatgagTTTGAGAATCATCCTCCAGACCTGTATAATTATCTTGGCCTAAAATCTCTGCAGGACTCTGGGGTGGGCATGCTTTCTCTGCTGTCCCCTCCTGACCCCACATGCACTGAGATCAGCTCCTTCTCTTTGAACTCTAAGTCAGAAACTTAGGGCCTATGGTGAAAATAAGGAGATGACAATGGAACTCATTACTACTACTGTACTTGCTGGTTCagcaataaaatgtttattttattttattttatttgtattgagTAATTCCTCAGAGACTTGATGGCACTAATATAAAGAACACAGCATTTTCCACAGCCATGTACCATTGGTATGTCTCAGGGTACTATTCCATCCTACAGATCCTGAGGAGAGGATTTAACTTGATCCCCAAAACAATTCTGGTGAACTGATTATTATTCTTTACaatttagagataaggaaactaagatcTATAGGAACAGTCATTTGCCTGACCCCATAAAGCTCTGTAAGTGGGTGACCATGATAGGGCCCTTCACATCtagcttcctcttcctctgtccagCCCCCTTTTAGAGTGGAGAGAGGAGTATCTGTGAAAGGGCAGAGGCTAGAAATCACAGGGCACGTGGGTAAGGCAGAGTAAGTACATCAAGAAGAGCTAATGAAAGATGACATTGAAAGTTTTCTTTATGTCTCGAAATGtacttctctctcccccttaaGAAGCTTTATGTGCTGGAAATCTGTGAGTATACATCAAAACTGTTTACATCaggctaaattttattttatttttattttttttaaagattttatttatttatttgacagagagacagccagtgagagagggaacacaggcagagggagtgggagaggaagaagcaggcttccagtggaggagccttaCATCAGgctaaattttaattctaatctTCCAATCTCCCtatactttctcttctctgttacCTGCTCAGAAAGTTAAAGTTTTAAAGGTTTTGTGGAGGACATTCCAAGCTCATTCTTTCCTTAGCAGTAAACCAGGGAAGGCTAATATAACATCACTGACAAACTCAGTGTTTAGCTCAAAAACTGATGTGGGGAAATGTGAAGTTCATGTAATTGGATAGTTGTAAGGCTGGTATCTGACATATCTGGAAACAAAAGGCTTTTGTACAATCACCAAGTTTGTGGAgtttgtggtatatttatactCAGGAAACTGTTCCCTCAAATAAGTCCAGCTGGAAGCCATAGGACATTAaaaaggtatctttttttttttttttaaataatgcaacaGCCTCCCCCAACATACCCCATTGTCAGTAATATACTACTTTTTCTGAAGCAAAACCAGTCTCATGCTTCTCACTAAAGTAGCTCCAGGCACAACGTGGCTCAGACATTGccacttttctccttttctccttggcCTTCTTCTTCATCCCATAGGATTAAATGACAAGGTGAATTTCAGCCTGGGCCCTGACAGGAGGTCCTGAATTAAGC contains the following coding sequences:
- the LRRN1 gene encoding leucine-rich repeat neuronal protein 1; this encodes MARMSFVLAACQLVLGLLMTSLTGSSLQNSECPQLCVCEIRPWFTPQSTYREATTVDCNDLRLTRIPSNLSSDTQVLLLQSNNIAKTVDELQQLFNLTELDFSQNNFTNIKEVGLANLTQLTTLHLEENQITEMTDYCLQDLSNLQELYINHNQISAISANAFSGLKNLLRLHLNSNKLKVIDSRWFDSTPNLEILMIGENPVIGILDMNFKPLSNLRSLVLAGMYLTDIPGNALVGLDSLESLSFYDNKLVKVPQLALQKVPNLKFLDLNKNPIHKIQEGDFRNMLRLKELGINNMGELVSVDRYALDNLPELTKLEATNNPKLSYIHRLAFRSVPALESLMLNNNALNAVYQKTVESLPNLREISIHSNPLRCDCVIHWINSNKTNIRFMEPLSMFCAMPPEYRGQQVKEVLIQDSSEQCLPMISHDTFPNHLNMDIGTTVFLDCRAMAEPEPEIYWVTPLGNKVTVDTLSDKYKLSSEGTLEISNIRIEDSGRYTCVAQNVEGADTRVVTIKVNGTLLDGTQVLKIYVKQTESHSILVSWKVNSNVMTSNLKWSSATMKIDNPHITYTARVPVDVHEYNLTHLQPSTDYEVCLTVSNIHQQTQKSCVNVTTKNAAFALDISDQETSTALAAVMGSMFAIISLASIAVYIARRFKRKNYHHSLKKYMQKTSSIPLNELYPPLINLWEGDSEKDKDGSADTKPTQVDTSRSYYMW